Proteins encoded within one genomic window of Oncorhynchus masou masou isolate Uvic2021 chromosome 1, UVic_Omas_1.1, whole genome shotgun sequence:
- the LOC135549644 gene encoding centromere protein T-like isoform X2 has protein sequence MDSVDEDLSARILLQNVIQTESSRSPISRSASQAQFQSPGSRVRHSIRLRRSGVGALTPQEALKQSIKKKLRESTSRSSLPEPPSKRWAVSEGIGKINTPAPATASLLYDDDITPRYLLRVILQTEPETSLLVQDRPVRKKPELPSTNSSHHSNRPSTGLSDLDFPDMTTTVNLSNTVKGLSRKRPRRSLNITAFNRQLEHEGHGQHCTVCAHDGEGGSATEKYLSSLSSASKSSITFSLKTPFVDIRTEKRRFQRKVANRKKNCLEEFDEALRNRKAAMGGDPELSVREDQQGLSETVRSEGFTLGLSDLTAPDITHDIITSKTELYAPPDDAATTFTIATQDKDTITGTQIQREMGGMKDEEEKDMEVVGEQKEYKMEIDNKDGEDLAVDAGQREALVRQEESKSQTEEVADSRTGEDEELAKSPTEGEVAESPTEGEVAESPTEGEVAESPTEGEVAESPTEGEVAESPTEGEEEEMTETQTEDVADEGRQVVEKGLTSQSLVHNVMHISRRAYCSEGGVKVAGVMEGGRGYKSTGAELHPTETGCAGRRSEGDTAGEWHSGPEVGASESAHTRTVTLGSAPPSPLPQEDELEGLSRTGTSLGNEEMENSMPSLEMTFEPENNAPRSSISSLHPITAQSSADHEEDWDDVEEGDGIQSEELSMKTPAFVREKRNALPIDPLATPTILKDLQPSVSAGAAAAVRGKRTGSAKKDPGLSKSYIMSVFKHFAKTKVSTDVYPVLKEIMELYFDRLADDLEMFAAHAKRKTIEVEDVELLMRRQGFVTDSMPVNVLIEKYLPMESRKLLIPVATSGNYLIPKPKRK, from the exons ATGGATTCTGTAGATGAGGACCTGTCTGCTCgaattctcctgcaaaatgtaaTTCAAACGGAGTCCTCCAGGTCACCAATTTCCCGCAG TGCCTCCCAGGCTCAGTTCCAGTCCCCTGGGTCCAGAGTCAGACATAGTATCAGACTAAGGAGGAGTGGTGTTGGGGCCCTTACCCCACAGGAGGCCCTCAAACAGAGCATCAAAAAGAAGCTTCGTGAG AGCACTTCCAGGTCTTCCCTGCCAGAGCCACCCAGTAAGAGGTGGGCTGTATCAGAGGGAATCGGGAAGATAAACACGCCTGCACCAGCCACAGCCTCACTTCTCTATGACGATGACATCACACCTAGATACCTACTCAGGGTGATCCTGCAGACAG agCCGGAGACATCCCTTCTGGTTCAGGACCGGCCAGTCAGGAAGAAGCCAGAGCTGCCCTCCACAAACTCCAGTCATCACAGCAACCGCCCAAG TACAGGGCTGTCTGACTTGGATTTCCCTGACATGACCACCACAGTAAACCTGTCAAATACGGTGAAGGGACTAAGCAGGAAGCGACCACGTCGGAGTCTCAACATAACAGCATTCAACAGGCAGCTTGAACATGAAGGTCATGGTCAgcactgtacagtgtgtgcgCATG ATGGAGAAGGTGGCAGTGCAACAGAAAAATACCTCTCATCCCTGTCTTCTGCCTCTAAAAG CTCTATCACCTTCTCTCTGAAAACACCCTTTGTGGACATTCGGACTGAGAAAAGGAGATTTCAAAGGAAGGTAGCAAATCGTAAAAAAAATTGCCTTGAGGAGTTTGACGAGGCCCTACGGAATCGAAAGGCGGCAATGGGTGGAGACCCTG AGCTCAGTGTTAGGGAGGATCAGCAGGGTCTCAGTGAGACCGTTCGTTCTGAGGGGTTCACCTTGGGACTGAGTGACCTCACCGCTCCTGACATCACCCATGACATCATCACCAGCAAAACAGAGCTCTACGCCCCGCCTGATGACGCAGCAACAACCTTCACTATCGCCACCCAGGACAAAGACACCATCACAGGCACACAGATCCAGCGAGAAATGGGAGGAAtgaaggatgaggaggagaaagaTATGGAGGTGGTAGGGGAACAAAAGGAGTACAAGATGGAAATAGACAACAAAGATGGAGAGGATTTGGCTGTTGATGCTGGGCAGAGAGAGGCCTtggtgagacaggaggagtccAAATCACAGACCGAAGAGGTAGCTGACTCCCGGACAGGAGAAGATGAGGAGCTGGCTAAATCTCCGACAGAAGGAGAGGTAGCCGAGTCTCCGACAGAAGGAGAGGTAGCCGAGTCTCCGACAGAAGGAGAGGTAGCCGAGTCTCCGACAGAAGGAGAGGTAGCCGAGTCTCCGACAGAAGGAGAGGTAGCCGAGTCTccgacagaaggagaggaggaggagatgactgAAACTCAGACAGAAGATGTAGCAGATGAAGGGAGACAGGTAGTGGAAAAAGGCTTGACATCACAGAGTTTAGTACACAACGTGATGCACATCAGTCGGAGAGCTTATTGCTCAGAGGGTGGTGTCAAGGTTGCTGgagtgatggaaggagggaggggctaCAAGAGCACGGGAGCAGAGCTCCATCCTACAGAGACTG ggTGTGCAGGCAGAAGGTCAGAGGGGGACACTGCTGGTGAGTGGCACAGCGGGCCGGAGGTGGGAGCTAGTGAGAGCGCCCACACCCGCACAGTAACCCTTGGCAGCGCCCCTCCCTCCCCGTTGCCCCAGGAAGATGAGCTGGAAGGTTTGAGTAGAACAGGCACCAGCCTTGgaaatgaggagatggagaactcCATGCCTTCTTTAGAGATGACCTTTGAACCTGAGAACAATGCCCCTCGTAGTAGCATTTCATCCCTGCACCCCATCACTGCCCAGAGCTCAGCTGACCATGAGGAGGACTGGGATGATGTGGAAGAGGGGGATGGTATCCAGAGTGAAG AGCTGTCCATGAAGACACCTGCGTTtgtcagagagaagaggaatgcTCTGCCTATTGACCCCCTGGCCACACCCACTATTCTCAAAGACCTTCAACCAAG TGTTTCGGCTGGTGCTGCAGCTGCGGTAAGGGGAAAGCGGACTGGATCGGCCAAGAAGGATCCTGGTCTCTCTAAGAGCTACATCATGAGCGTGTTCAAACACTTTGCCAAGACCAAGGTGTCTACAGATGTCTACCCTGTCCTAAAGGAGAT
- the LOC135549644 gene encoding centromere protein T-like isoform X1, which translates to MDSVDEDLSARILLQNVIQTESSRSPISRSASQAQFQSPGSRVRHSIRLRRSGVGALTPQEALKQSIKKKLRESTSRSSLPEPPSKRWAVSEGIGKINTPAPATASLLYDDDITPRYLLRVILQTEPETSLLVQDRPVRKKPELPSTNSSHHSNRPSTGLSDLDFPDMTTTVNLSNTVKGLSRKRPRRSLNITAFNRQLEHEGHGQHCTVCAHDGEGGSATEKYLSSLSSASKSSITFSLKTPFVDIRTEKRRFQRKVANRKKNCLEEFDEALRNRKAAMGGDPELSVREDQQGLSETVRSEGFTLGLSDLTAPDITHDIITSKTELYAPPDDAATTFTIATQDKDTITGTQIQREMGGMKDEEEKDMEVVGEQKEYKMEIDNKDGEDLAVDAGQREALVRQEESKSQTEEVADSRTGEDEELAKSPTEGEVAESPTEGEVAESPTEGEVAESPTEGEVAESPTEGEVAESPTEGEEEEMTETQTEDVADEGRQVVEKGLTSQSLVHNVMHISRRAYCSEGGVKVAGVMEGGRGYKSTGAELHPTETGESGCAGRRSEGDTAGEWHSGPEVGASESAHTRTVTLGSAPPSPLPQEDELEGLSRTGTSLGNEEMENSMPSLEMTFEPENNAPRSSISSLHPITAQSSADHEEDWDDVEEGDGIQSEELSMKTPAFVREKRNALPIDPLATPTILKDLQPSVSAGAAAAVRGKRTGSAKKDPGLSKSYIMSVFKHFAKTKVSTDVYPVLKEIMELYFDRLADDLEMFAAHAKRKTIEVEDVELLMRRQGFVTDSMPVNVLIEKYLPMESRKLLIPVATSGNYLIPKPKRK; encoded by the exons ATGGATTCTGTAGATGAGGACCTGTCTGCTCgaattctcctgcaaaatgtaaTTCAAACGGAGTCCTCCAGGTCACCAATTTCCCGCAG TGCCTCCCAGGCTCAGTTCCAGTCCCCTGGGTCCAGAGTCAGACATAGTATCAGACTAAGGAGGAGTGGTGTTGGGGCCCTTACCCCACAGGAGGCCCTCAAACAGAGCATCAAAAAGAAGCTTCGTGAG AGCACTTCCAGGTCTTCCCTGCCAGAGCCACCCAGTAAGAGGTGGGCTGTATCAGAGGGAATCGGGAAGATAAACACGCCTGCACCAGCCACAGCCTCACTTCTCTATGACGATGACATCACACCTAGATACCTACTCAGGGTGATCCTGCAGACAG agCCGGAGACATCCCTTCTGGTTCAGGACCGGCCAGTCAGGAAGAAGCCAGAGCTGCCCTCCACAAACTCCAGTCATCACAGCAACCGCCCAAG TACAGGGCTGTCTGACTTGGATTTCCCTGACATGACCACCACAGTAAACCTGTCAAATACGGTGAAGGGACTAAGCAGGAAGCGACCACGTCGGAGTCTCAACATAACAGCATTCAACAGGCAGCTTGAACATGAAGGTCATGGTCAgcactgtacagtgtgtgcgCATG ATGGAGAAGGTGGCAGTGCAACAGAAAAATACCTCTCATCCCTGTCTTCTGCCTCTAAAAG CTCTATCACCTTCTCTCTGAAAACACCCTTTGTGGACATTCGGACTGAGAAAAGGAGATTTCAAAGGAAGGTAGCAAATCGTAAAAAAAATTGCCTTGAGGAGTTTGACGAGGCCCTACGGAATCGAAAGGCGGCAATGGGTGGAGACCCTG AGCTCAGTGTTAGGGAGGATCAGCAGGGTCTCAGTGAGACCGTTCGTTCTGAGGGGTTCACCTTGGGACTGAGTGACCTCACCGCTCCTGACATCACCCATGACATCATCACCAGCAAAACAGAGCTCTACGCCCCGCCTGATGACGCAGCAACAACCTTCACTATCGCCACCCAGGACAAAGACACCATCACAGGCACACAGATCCAGCGAGAAATGGGAGGAAtgaaggatgaggaggagaaagaTATGGAGGTGGTAGGGGAACAAAAGGAGTACAAGATGGAAATAGACAACAAAGATGGAGAGGATTTGGCTGTTGATGCTGGGCAGAGAGAGGCCTtggtgagacaggaggagtccAAATCACAGACCGAAGAGGTAGCTGACTCCCGGACAGGAGAAGATGAGGAGCTGGCTAAATCTCCGACAGAAGGAGAGGTAGCCGAGTCTCCGACAGAAGGAGAGGTAGCCGAGTCTCCGACAGAAGGAGAGGTAGCCGAGTCTCCGACAGAAGGAGAGGTAGCCGAGTCTCCGACAGAAGGAGAGGTAGCCGAGTCTccgacagaaggagaggaggaggagatgactgAAACTCAGACAGAAGATGTAGCAGATGAAGGGAGACAGGTAGTGGAAAAAGGCTTGACATCACAGAGTTTAGTACACAACGTGATGCACATCAGTCGGAGAGCTTATTGCTCAGAGGGTGGTGTCAAGGTTGCTGgagtgatggaaggagggaggggctaCAAGAGCACGGGAGCAGAGCTCCATCCTACAGAGACTGGTGAGTCAG ggTGTGCAGGCAGAAGGTCAGAGGGGGACACTGCTGGTGAGTGGCACAGCGGGCCGGAGGTGGGAGCTAGTGAGAGCGCCCACACCCGCACAGTAACCCTTGGCAGCGCCCCTCCCTCCCCGTTGCCCCAGGAAGATGAGCTGGAAGGTTTGAGTAGAACAGGCACCAGCCTTGgaaatgaggagatggagaactcCATGCCTTCTTTAGAGATGACCTTTGAACCTGAGAACAATGCCCCTCGTAGTAGCATTTCATCCCTGCACCCCATCACTGCCCAGAGCTCAGCTGACCATGAGGAGGACTGGGATGATGTGGAAGAGGGGGATGGTATCCAGAGTGAAG AGCTGTCCATGAAGACACCTGCGTTtgtcagagagaagaggaatgcTCTGCCTATTGACCCCCTGGCCACACCCACTATTCTCAAAGACCTTCAACCAAG TGTTTCGGCTGGTGCTGCAGCTGCGGTAAGGGGAAAGCGGACTGGATCGGCCAAGAAGGATCCTGGTCTCTCTAAGAGCTACATCATGAGCGTGTTCAAACACTTTGCCAAGACCAAGGTGTCTACAGATGTCTACCCTGTCCTAAAGGAGAT
- the LOC135549644 gene encoding centromere protein T-like isoform X4 has protein sequence MDSVDEDLSARILLQNVIQTESSRSPISRSASQAQFQSPGSRVRHSIRLRRSGVGALTPQEALKQSIKKKLRESTSRSSLPEPPSKRWAVSEGIGKINTPAPATASLLYDDDITPRYLLRVILQTEPETSLLVQDRPVRKKPELPSTNSSHHSNRPSTGLSDLDFPDMTTTVNLSNTVKGLSRKRPRRSLNITAFNRQLEHEDGEGGSATEKYLSSLSSASKSSITFSLKTPFVDIRTEKRRFQRKVANRKKNCLEEFDEALRNRKAAMGGDPELSVREDQQGLSETVRSEGFTLGLSDLTAPDITHDIITSKTELYAPPDDAATTFTIATQDKDTITGTQIQREMGGMKDEEEKDMEVVGEQKEYKMEIDNKDGEDLAVDAGQREALVRQEESKSQTEEVADSRTGEDEELAKSPTEGEVAESPTEGEVAESPTEGEVAESPTEGEVAESPTEGEVAESPTEGEEEEMTETQTEDVADEGRQVVEKGLTSQSLVHNVMHISRRAYCSEGGVKVAGVMEGGRGYKSTGAELHPTETGESGCAGRRSEGDTAGEWHSGPEVGASESAHTRTVTLGSAPPSPLPQEDELEGLSRTGTSLGNEEMENSMPSLEMTFEPENNAPRSSISSLHPITAQSSADHEEDWDDVEEGDGIQSEELSMKTPAFVREKRNALPIDPLATPTILKDLQPSVSAGAAAAVRGKRTGSAKKDPGLSKSYIMSVFKHFAKTKVSTDVYPVLKEIMELYFDRLADDLEMFAAHAKRKTIEVEDVELLMRRQGFVTDSMPVNVLIEKYLPMESRKLLIPVATSGNYLIPKPKRK, from the exons ATGGATTCTGTAGATGAGGACCTGTCTGCTCgaattctcctgcaaaatgtaaTTCAAACGGAGTCCTCCAGGTCACCAATTTCCCGCAG TGCCTCCCAGGCTCAGTTCCAGTCCCCTGGGTCCAGAGTCAGACATAGTATCAGACTAAGGAGGAGTGGTGTTGGGGCCCTTACCCCACAGGAGGCCCTCAAACAGAGCATCAAAAAGAAGCTTCGTGAG AGCACTTCCAGGTCTTCCCTGCCAGAGCCACCCAGTAAGAGGTGGGCTGTATCAGAGGGAATCGGGAAGATAAACACGCCTGCACCAGCCACAGCCTCACTTCTCTATGACGATGACATCACACCTAGATACCTACTCAGGGTGATCCTGCAGACAG agCCGGAGACATCCCTTCTGGTTCAGGACCGGCCAGTCAGGAAGAAGCCAGAGCTGCCCTCCACAAACTCCAGTCATCACAGCAACCGCCCAAG TACAGGGCTGTCTGACTTGGATTTCCCTGACATGACCACCACAGTAAACCTGTCAAATACGGTGAAGGGACTAAGCAGGAAGCGACCACGTCGGAGTCTCAACATAACAGCATTCAACAGGCAGCTTGAACATGAAG ATGGAGAAGGTGGCAGTGCAACAGAAAAATACCTCTCATCCCTGTCTTCTGCCTCTAAAAG CTCTATCACCTTCTCTCTGAAAACACCCTTTGTGGACATTCGGACTGAGAAAAGGAGATTTCAAAGGAAGGTAGCAAATCGTAAAAAAAATTGCCTTGAGGAGTTTGACGAGGCCCTACGGAATCGAAAGGCGGCAATGGGTGGAGACCCTG AGCTCAGTGTTAGGGAGGATCAGCAGGGTCTCAGTGAGACCGTTCGTTCTGAGGGGTTCACCTTGGGACTGAGTGACCTCACCGCTCCTGACATCACCCATGACATCATCACCAGCAAAACAGAGCTCTACGCCCCGCCTGATGACGCAGCAACAACCTTCACTATCGCCACCCAGGACAAAGACACCATCACAGGCACACAGATCCAGCGAGAAATGGGAGGAAtgaaggatgaggaggagaaagaTATGGAGGTGGTAGGGGAACAAAAGGAGTACAAGATGGAAATAGACAACAAAGATGGAGAGGATTTGGCTGTTGATGCTGGGCAGAGAGAGGCCTtggtgagacaggaggagtccAAATCACAGACCGAAGAGGTAGCTGACTCCCGGACAGGAGAAGATGAGGAGCTGGCTAAATCTCCGACAGAAGGAGAGGTAGCCGAGTCTCCGACAGAAGGAGAGGTAGCCGAGTCTCCGACAGAAGGAGAGGTAGCCGAGTCTCCGACAGAAGGAGAGGTAGCCGAGTCTCCGACAGAAGGAGAGGTAGCCGAGTCTccgacagaaggagaggaggaggagatgactgAAACTCAGACAGAAGATGTAGCAGATGAAGGGAGACAGGTAGTGGAAAAAGGCTTGACATCACAGAGTTTAGTACACAACGTGATGCACATCAGTCGGAGAGCTTATTGCTCAGAGGGTGGTGTCAAGGTTGCTGgagtgatggaaggagggaggggctaCAAGAGCACGGGAGCAGAGCTCCATCCTACAGAGACTGGTGAGTCAG ggTGTGCAGGCAGAAGGTCAGAGGGGGACACTGCTGGTGAGTGGCACAGCGGGCCGGAGGTGGGAGCTAGTGAGAGCGCCCACACCCGCACAGTAACCCTTGGCAGCGCCCCTCCCTCCCCGTTGCCCCAGGAAGATGAGCTGGAAGGTTTGAGTAGAACAGGCACCAGCCTTGgaaatgaggagatggagaactcCATGCCTTCTTTAGAGATGACCTTTGAACCTGAGAACAATGCCCCTCGTAGTAGCATTTCATCCCTGCACCCCATCACTGCCCAGAGCTCAGCTGACCATGAGGAGGACTGGGATGATGTGGAAGAGGGGGATGGTATCCAGAGTGAAG AGCTGTCCATGAAGACACCTGCGTTtgtcagagagaagaggaatgcTCTGCCTATTGACCCCCTGGCCACACCCACTATTCTCAAAGACCTTCAACCAAG TGTTTCGGCTGGTGCTGCAGCTGCGGTAAGGGGAAAGCGGACTGGATCGGCCAAGAAGGATCCTGGTCTCTCTAAGAGCTACATCATGAGCGTGTTCAAACACTTTGCCAAGACCAAGGTGTCTACAGATGTCTACCCTGTCCTAAAGGAGAT
- the LOC135549644 gene encoding centromere protein T-like isoform X3, whose product MDSVDEDLSARILLQNVIQTESSRSPISRSASQAQFQSPGSRVRHSIRLRRSGVGALTPQEALKQSIKKKLRESTSRSSLPEPPSKRWAVSEGIGKINTPAPATASLLYDDDITPRYLLRVILQTEPETSLLVQDRPVRKKPELPSTNSSHHSNRPSTGLSDLDFPDMTTTVNLSNTVKGLSRKRPRRSLNITAFNRQLEHEGHDGEGGSATEKYLSSLSSASKSSITFSLKTPFVDIRTEKRRFQRKVANRKKNCLEEFDEALRNRKAAMGGDPELSVREDQQGLSETVRSEGFTLGLSDLTAPDITHDIITSKTELYAPPDDAATTFTIATQDKDTITGTQIQREMGGMKDEEEKDMEVVGEQKEYKMEIDNKDGEDLAVDAGQREALVRQEESKSQTEEVADSRTGEDEELAKSPTEGEVAESPTEGEVAESPTEGEVAESPTEGEVAESPTEGEVAESPTEGEEEEMTETQTEDVADEGRQVVEKGLTSQSLVHNVMHISRRAYCSEGGVKVAGVMEGGRGYKSTGAELHPTETGESGCAGRRSEGDTAGEWHSGPEVGASESAHTRTVTLGSAPPSPLPQEDELEGLSRTGTSLGNEEMENSMPSLEMTFEPENNAPRSSISSLHPITAQSSADHEEDWDDVEEGDGIQSEELSMKTPAFVREKRNALPIDPLATPTILKDLQPSVSAGAAAAVRGKRTGSAKKDPGLSKSYIMSVFKHFAKTKVSTDVYPVLKEIMELYFDRLADDLEMFAAHAKRKTIEVEDVELLMRRQGFVTDSMPVNVLIEKYLPMESRKLLIPVATSGNYLIPKPKRK is encoded by the exons ATGGATTCTGTAGATGAGGACCTGTCTGCTCgaattctcctgcaaaatgtaaTTCAAACGGAGTCCTCCAGGTCACCAATTTCCCGCAG TGCCTCCCAGGCTCAGTTCCAGTCCCCTGGGTCCAGAGTCAGACATAGTATCAGACTAAGGAGGAGTGGTGTTGGGGCCCTTACCCCACAGGAGGCCCTCAAACAGAGCATCAAAAAGAAGCTTCGTGAG AGCACTTCCAGGTCTTCCCTGCCAGAGCCACCCAGTAAGAGGTGGGCTGTATCAGAGGGAATCGGGAAGATAAACACGCCTGCACCAGCCACAGCCTCACTTCTCTATGACGATGACATCACACCTAGATACCTACTCAGGGTGATCCTGCAGACAG agCCGGAGACATCCCTTCTGGTTCAGGACCGGCCAGTCAGGAAGAAGCCAGAGCTGCCCTCCACAAACTCCAGTCATCACAGCAACCGCCCAAG TACAGGGCTGTCTGACTTGGATTTCCCTGACATGACCACCACAGTAAACCTGTCAAATACGGTGAAGGGACTAAGCAGGAAGCGACCACGTCGGAGTCTCAACATAACAGCATTCAACAGGCAGCTTGAACATGAAGGTCATG ATGGAGAAGGTGGCAGTGCAACAGAAAAATACCTCTCATCCCTGTCTTCTGCCTCTAAAAG CTCTATCACCTTCTCTCTGAAAACACCCTTTGTGGACATTCGGACTGAGAAAAGGAGATTTCAAAGGAAGGTAGCAAATCGTAAAAAAAATTGCCTTGAGGAGTTTGACGAGGCCCTACGGAATCGAAAGGCGGCAATGGGTGGAGACCCTG AGCTCAGTGTTAGGGAGGATCAGCAGGGTCTCAGTGAGACCGTTCGTTCTGAGGGGTTCACCTTGGGACTGAGTGACCTCACCGCTCCTGACATCACCCATGACATCATCACCAGCAAAACAGAGCTCTACGCCCCGCCTGATGACGCAGCAACAACCTTCACTATCGCCACCCAGGACAAAGACACCATCACAGGCACACAGATCCAGCGAGAAATGGGAGGAAtgaaggatgaggaggagaaagaTATGGAGGTGGTAGGGGAACAAAAGGAGTACAAGATGGAAATAGACAACAAAGATGGAGAGGATTTGGCTGTTGATGCTGGGCAGAGAGAGGCCTtggtgagacaggaggagtccAAATCACAGACCGAAGAGGTAGCTGACTCCCGGACAGGAGAAGATGAGGAGCTGGCTAAATCTCCGACAGAAGGAGAGGTAGCCGAGTCTCCGACAGAAGGAGAGGTAGCCGAGTCTCCGACAGAAGGAGAGGTAGCCGAGTCTCCGACAGAAGGAGAGGTAGCCGAGTCTCCGACAGAAGGAGAGGTAGCCGAGTCTccgacagaaggagaggaggaggagatgactgAAACTCAGACAGAAGATGTAGCAGATGAAGGGAGACAGGTAGTGGAAAAAGGCTTGACATCACAGAGTTTAGTACACAACGTGATGCACATCAGTCGGAGAGCTTATTGCTCAGAGGGTGGTGTCAAGGTTGCTGgagtgatggaaggagggaggggctaCAAGAGCACGGGAGCAGAGCTCCATCCTACAGAGACTGGTGAGTCAG ggTGTGCAGGCAGAAGGTCAGAGGGGGACACTGCTGGTGAGTGGCACAGCGGGCCGGAGGTGGGAGCTAGTGAGAGCGCCCACACCCGCACAGTAACCCTTGGCAGCGCCCCTCCCTCCCCGTTGCCCCAGGAAGATGAGCTGGAAGGTTTGAGTAGAACAGGCACCAGCCTTGgaaatgaggagatggagaactcCATGCCTTCTTTAGAGATGACCTTTGAACCTGAGAACAATGCCCCTCGTAGTAGCATTTCATCCCTGCACCCCATCACTGCCCAGAGCTCAGCTGACCATGAGGAGGACTGGGATGATGTGGAAGAGGGGGATGGTATCCAGAGTGAAG AGCTGTCCATGAAGACACCTGCGTTtgtcagagagaagaggaatgcTCTGCCTATTGACCCCCTGGCCACACCCACTATTCTCAAAGACCTTCAACCAAG TGTTTCGGCTGGTGCTGCAGCTGCGGTAAGGGGAAAGCGGACTGGATCGGCCAAGAAGGATCCTGGTCTCTCTAAGAGCTACATCATGAGCGTGTTCAAACACTTTGCCAAGACCAAGGTGTCTACAGATGTCTACCCTGTCCTAAAGGAGAT